From Bacillota bacterium:
AACATTCACACAGTACCCACAGTACCACGACTTGCTACTTCTTGCCAGGGAAAGGGAGGTGAGGGGTCATAGAAGATAAATGTTACTGTAACAACATAAGTAGCTAATATAAGTTTATTGGATTGCACCAATACGCTAGCTAAGATTAAACCAAGACCTGCTCCTGTGGTAAATAAAAATTGTAATAAAGGAGCAATGTGTTTGTACCCCCAAGTCATCGAAACTAGCATCAAAGAAAACGCCAGCACACCAGCAGCCATGATCTTTTGAGAAAGTATATTTCTTGTTTGGATAAAAATGATACTACCGACAGACATAGTAACGGCTAACAAGCTGAGTACCCGTGCACTCCAGTAGATCCATGAAATCTCAGGCATTATAAACTCCTACTCCTTCCTTAAATTGTTTATAAAAATGCGGAGGCTTATCCTTAACTAGAAAAATCCCTGTCTTGTCAATGGCGTGTGCATTGCGGCAAATCAGCCACCCGTAATGGGCGGCCGATTTGGGGCAGTCAACTGATATAACCTTCAGGTAATTTCTTGATGACGAAACGTAAAATATAAAAGGCCGATAAACAGCAATAAATAGCCAGCGCTAACGATCAAGCCGGTTTCCAGTGACACCATGCCGGTAAGTTTTTCGAAGTGGACCATTCCACCCGTGACTTTTTCAAAGGCTATGGGCAAAGTTGACTTCTGGTTCCAAAGCGGCAAAAACACCCGAATCGGCCAAGGGTCTAGAACACTTTGTTCAAGAATGGGATAGCCGATCCCGGCGAGGGCTCCGGCCAACGAACTTCGGGTCATGACCGCCACCATCGCAGCAAAGATCGACCAGAGCAATAGGCTGGTCCAGGTTACAGCCCACTGCACGCCACTTTCAACAAACCAGTCAGTCCAGGATGGCGGACCAGGCAACCAGGGAATAGGATAAATTCTATAAGTCACGAGGCTGAGGAGCAAACCGATGATACAAGAGACAGCCATCGCCATCAAAAAAAACAAAGCCAAAGTCGCGATTTTACTGGCGAGTACTGCCAGGCGGGAGGGTCCTTCCGTCCAAAGGATGCGAATGGTGCGAAACTGGTATTCATCCCCAAACAATAGCGCTCCTAGAACCCCCGCAAAAAATGGCCCAATCGCATTGAGGATGCCCAGCATATAAGCAACGACCATCGAAGGACTCACAATGTTTGCTGTTGCCTTTAACCCGTTTGTTAAGGGAGCGTTAATTACATATTGCTGCACCTGCTCCGGGGTAAGTTCCATGATCGAGTGCCGGATAAAGAAATCGACCGACTGCATATAACGGGAACCAACAGAGATATAAGAATAGATCACCGTTGGTCGGTTCGTCTAATAGATAAAGCCGTGCGAGTTTGGATAAAGAAATAGCAAGCCCTACCCGCTTCTGCTGGCCGTAAGACAGGATTGCGGTTCGCCGTTTCAGGATTGATGTATCCAACTCCAGTTGTTCAAGATATTGATAGGCCCGAACCGGATAGTTCGATAACAAACGGATATTCTTTTCAACAAATAGATATGAGTAAAGGGATGGCGTTTGAAAACACACACCGATATCGGAGAGAGCTTGAGTTGGATGCAGGTTAAATGTCCTTATATTTCCGGATGTGGGGCGTACAAGACCACATATTAAAGATATTAGCGTAGTTTTTCCGGCACCGTTCGGACCGGCCAGTCCGTAGATTTCTCCCGGACAAATTGATAGGGATACATCATGGACGGCAATTTGCTGTCCAAACCGCTTTGATACTTTTTCGCAGACCAATACATGCTCTTCCATTATCTACCCTCTTCACAATTATGCAAAATTGAGGAGAATAGCGCCGCTGTTATTATCTGTGGCGCTATCCCTCTCACTTCTCAGTAATCCAGCCTTCCGGCTTTCACACGTTTTAAAAGGTCACCTACTACTTATTAATAGGCTTGACTGTTGCCCCATCCGTCAACCTGGGTAATAATCCAACTAACAAAAGATGAACCGCCGACATGTCCCCAAGGTGTATAGATAACTTGCATGGTAACTGTTCTCCTTTTACGGCTATATTTTGCGACTGGTGCAGCAATCTCATATAGGATAATCTACCCTGCGTGCTTCCCAAGTGGGAGCAACATTCTGTGGTACACCAGATTACTGAGGTCCGTCTGCTCATCGGGCTCAAAGCACCAAGTTACTTCGACCTTAGTTCGCCAGCCGCAACAGAATTATTCCACCATCAAAGGTTTTCATCCTTCTGATGGTGCCGCCATGGCGGCATGATTGTCTACTCAGGCTACCACCTGGGACTTAATATAAGGCGACCTCTCCCAAGATCGCTCACCAGTTAAGACCGTTTTTGCCTGGGAACGCCAAAGGAACATCCCCTCTTATGTTCATTTCTTTCATATTTATTCTGGATTTAATATTCTTATTGTTGTCCATGACGAGTAACATTTGGTTCTGTCTATAGATAGCGCCGATGATTTGATTATCTTTTATTGCACAATATAAATGTTCATAAGTCTGTCCTGTATGCACAGGCACACCGACAACCAGCACTTGATCATTATATATACCACTTATTAAAAAATATTCTGGCACTTCGCCATGACCCGTACTTTTTATAAAGTTTTTGCATTTATTGGTAATATCATCTAATTTAGCGAATGTGTTGTTATGTAAATCTAACAATCCTATTCCATCAACTGTTGGGGCATAGAATTTTTTCCCTACATTCTCAACAGTATCTTGAAGAAAAATAGTCTGAAAATCAATAGTATCATCCGGAAGCTTAATCTCATTAACTGTTTGTTTCCCAGTTAACATGTTATATTTTACAATAAAGATTGAAAAGAGTTGCCTAACGTACACAAAATATGCGTTTTCCCCGTCATAATATACAAATGATAGATCTCCAATAGGGTCCAAAGGAATCTCTTTTCCGGAATCATTTTTATAGTTTATATCGAACTTTACTTCTTTAGTAATTATATCTCCGTCCTTTTTTGCTGTTATTCTATATTTTTCAAGCTCTCCAGTATCTTTCTTTATTTTTTCTACTTCTATGTTATCACCGATGAATATATCTTTCTGTTGTCCCTTAGCTTTTAATGGTATTAATTTTATCGTCTTCTTGTAGTTATCGGAAGGCCGGCAAAAATCGGGGATGATGAATTTATCCTTGCCATCCCAGTATTCTGGAATCTTATAACTATTTTTAGCATCAAAAGAAAATGCTTCATCATCCTTGCTAATATTCAATTTGCCATTTTTAATATCCCAGTTGGCTTTTATCGCAGTTATTTTTTCACCTTGCTGCTGGTATACCAGACATGGAAGCTCTATATCATTTGTTGATTCTCGTTTAATTTTGCTGGAGATGCTTTGCGTAAGACTTTTATTTGTACACGCATTAAAAAGGAAGGCAATTAACACTATACAGATTAATAAACCAGCTTTCTTTGCTCTCAATGAATCCACCCCTTTTTTAAATGTAATGCCTGGTATGCTGTGGCGCTGCGCAGCATACCAGGCAAATTTTAATTTATATTACCATAAGATATAATATTCGCGATAACTTTCGTTGCTGTAATCATACTGCTTTCGATCATATGTATGTGCGCTAAACTTCCTTGTCACTGTGTCGTTCTGAACAATCATGGCTATATGATAGTAAACTCCGTCTGCAGTTTTCCATAGTCTAACCCCGCCGGCAGAGGCAGAGGTATAGGTTGATGGTGTCCAGTAGCCCTTCGTATCATACATATAATCTTTTAGTCCACGTACATTTTGCCACGCATATGTCCAGGATTTGTCCGCGGAAGTTCTTGTCCATACACCTGCCTCTTTTGGAATACCCCCATAATTTAATCCTTGGGACACATAATCGGCGCAGTCGTTGTGGCAGAAATTATATAGATACGCAGGGTATGTCCCTGTATTCCAGTAGGCTGTGTTTTGCTGCGCTTTGTTATGGGGACAATAGGTAGTTGCGGTTGAAGTGTATTGATTAGCATAATCTCTTGCCCTAAGTCTATCATAGCCTGGATATAATGATGTGACTGATGCGCTTAGTGTTTCACCGTTAATTACATCCTTTATTTCCTTAGCGCCATCGCTTTCAAGTTCCGTGCTCGATTTCGGTAGAATGTTCTTGGCAGGAAAATAGTTACCTATTCCATCCTCTGCGTAAAGCACTCCAGAATCCCTGTCTATGCCATTTGAAGTTTTAGTTACTGAATATTTAAAGATAAGGCTTCCATCTTGTGGCTGACCAATATACTGCTCCAGGTCTCTTACTTTAAACTGCAACAGTTTTGCAGCCCTTTCAATTCGTTCATCATTTAATTTTGTGTTCACAGAAGCCTTTATTTGTTTCATGGTATTTTCAGCGCTGTCCTTATCTATATCATCAAGGTTTACAGCTTTTAGCATTCCCTTTACGTAAGGAAGTTCGCTAACTTTCTTTGCCTTTAATACCTTTTTAATTTTAGCAAGTGCGTAGACATCAATTTTATTGTTGTTTTCTTCAACCTTAGTTATATCCATTTCTAAATTGAGGATATCATAATATGGGCCATAACCACTGTTAATTAAATTGGCAATTTGATTTTTTGCCTCAGCCTTAGCTGCTGTTTTAGGATCCACACTTGCAGCGGAAACACTAACAATTGACAAAAAAGTTATTGAAATTACTAAAAACAAATGTAATGCGTTACGAGTAACCTTGATGTTTCTGATTGACAACCTCCTGTTTGACATAAACCTTAAGAACATCTCCAAATTCACTCCTTTTGATTTTTTTAATTGAAATTTTAATATTCTAACAGTTGCCCACTTCGCTGCAATTGCTGAGAGCAACAGTGGTTACTAATCGCTCTCGTTCTTTACAAAGGCCGAGTGTCAGACTAAAATACAATTGCCTGTACCTTTGCCATGCAAAGGAAGGGTACTCACCCCCGGTGAATGGTTGGTTGACGGCCTGCTGGTTCACCGGGGGCTATTTTTCTCCATTAAGCTGCTCAATCGTTTTTTTTCTTATCGTTCACCTCCCTATGAAGTCTAAGAAGTTCCATATATGTATATTTTTGCTGCAATTTTATCCTAACATGATCTGTCAAGATTGTCATGTCACCTAAAAGGGTGATTTTTTAGTCATATTTCGACTTTATGTCCCCCTTTTAGAACATAAAGTATTCAAGTAGGGGGTTAATTCCCGGATTATATTGAAGAACTCAATTTTACTATTAATGCTCAGCTTTTTGAAGGCCCTTTTCTTGAGTGTTTTTACTGTTTCTTTGCTTATCTGCATCTCATCGGCTATCTGATTCTCAGTCCATCCTTTAATCAGTAATAATAGAACGTCTTTCTCCCTGATGCTTAATATTTTGAGCTTCAGCAATAGCTCAGGTGAAACGGGATTTATGGGTGGTGTGAGTCGCGACATCAGTTTTTCCTCATACATTTTTTCGATATACTGGACCGCCAGTTGTACTAATGCGGGTATATTTTCGAGTCCTTTCTCGCAGTCCATGGAAACGTCGAGGAGACCGATAATATTCCCGCCAGGCGATCTTATAGGCGCCGCCACGCAACTCCAATCCTTGAACAGTTGGCAGTAATGCTGTTCTCCTCTGATCGCTACTTTCTTCTGCAAAAGCATAGACAGAGCTATAGCATTAGTGCCGCATATTTCTTCTCGAAAACATGCTCCCTGGCTTATATTCATCCGGGAACATAAATCCAAGACCTGTGGGCTGCTTAATATACCAAGGGTATAGCCCTCATGATTACAGAAGATGATTAACTGGTCTTTATCTGTCAAGTTTGGATAAAGGAGGTTTTTTATAATTGGCCAGGCTGTGGTTGACAGGTCTGCTGATTCTGCTGATATGTTTTCAATTTCCGCCTCGGTAAGAATTTGTGGCATCAAGGTCAAACCGGGGTTCACTTTTTTTCCAGGCATCTTTTGTATGATGCTTCGATGACAGGTGAAGGAATTAGAAACTTGTCTGATTCTCCTTCTCCAGATTCTTTTGAACGCCGGATTTTCCTAAAAAACATCTTTACCCCTCCTTATCAGGTTGCAACGCTTTCCTTCGGCCTTTTGAGCTACGCCCTCTTTCGGAAAAGTTTCTGCAAAAGGTGTCGAAGGGTTTAAAGACAGGTTTTGCAGTCTCTGAACATCAGTAGTGTTTCCTTGAAATCGGTTTCCGTCTTTAGCAGCATCAGCAGGTAGTAGGTGAACAAGCGCAATGAAGATCGAAGTTTTCCACGGCCCGCTCACTGTCGCTCTAAAATATTGCTTCTTTATACCAGGGCATGTTTGATGAACGTCTGATAGTAAAGGGCCGGACGTTTATCGTTTGATGAAAATTTTTCCTGCCCCGGCCTCACCTCCCTACGACATTTTTAAGGCGTTTACTCATTAACAACATATGGAATGAACCTGAACCGCTAGAGTTTGTTTCGAAAACTTGAGACGGGCGTTCAGTTTTTTCATACCCTCTATAATAGGG
This genomic window contains:
- a CDS encoding ABC transporter permease subunit, translated to MQSVDFFIRHSIMELTPEQVQQYVINAPLTNGLKATANIVSPSMVVAYMLGILNAIGPFFAGVLGALLFGDEYQFRTIRILWTEGPSRLAVLASKIATLALFFLMAMAVSCIIGLLLSLVTYRIYPIPWLPGPPSWTDWFVESGVQWAVTWTSLLLWSIFAAMVAVMTRSSLAGALAGIGYPILEQSVLDPWPIRVFLPLWNQKSTLPIAFEKVTGGMVHFEKLTGMVSLETGLIVSAGYLLLFIGLLYFTFRHQEIT
- a CDS encoding ABC transporter ATP-binding protein, coding for MEEHVLVCEKVSKRFGQQIAVHDVSLSICPGEIYGLAGPNGAGKTTLISLICGLVRPTSGNIRTFNLHPTQALSDIGVCFQTPSLYSYLFVEKNIRLLSNYPVRAYQYLEQLELDTSILKRRTAILSYGQQKRVGLAISLSKLARLYLLDEPTNGDLFLYLCWFPLYAVGRFLYPALDHGTYPGAGAAICN
- a CDS encoding amidase domain-containing protein, which translates into the protein MLSAIAAKWATVRILKFQLKKSKGVNLEMFLRFMSNRRLSIRNIKVTRNALHLFLVISITFLSIVSVSAASVDPKTAAKAEAKNQIANLINSGYGPYYDILNLEMDITKVEENNNKIDVYALAKIKKVLKAKKVSELPYVKGMLKAVNLDDIDKDSAENTMKQIKASVNTKLNDERIERAAKLLQFKVRDLEQYIGQPQDGSLIFKYSVTKTSNGIDRDSGVLYAEDGIGNYFPAKNILPKSSTELESDGAKEIKDVINGETLSASVTSLYPGYDRLRARDYANQYTSTATTYCPHNKAQQNTAYWNTGTYPAYLYNFCHNDCADYVSQGLNYGGIPKEAGVWTRTSADKSWTYAWQNVRGLKDYMYDTKGYWTPSTYTSASAGGVRLWKTADGVYYHIAMIVQNDTVTRKFSAHTYDRKQYDYSNESYREYYILW
- a CDS encoding LuxR C-terminal-related transcriptional regulator gives rise to the protein MPQILTEAEIENISAESADLSTTAWPIIKNLLYPNLTDKDQLIIFCNHEGYTLGILSSPQVLDLCSRMNISQGACFREEICGTNAIALSMLLQKKVAIRGEQHYCQLFKDWSCVAAPIRSPGGNIIGLLDVSMDCEKGLENIPALVQLAVQYIEKMYEEKLMSRLTPPINPVSPELLLKLKILSIREKDVLLLLIKGWTENQIADEMQISKETVKTLKKRAFKKLSINSKIEFFNIIRELTPYLNTLCSKRGT